In the genome of Poecilia reticulata strain Guanapo linkage group LG16, Guppy_female_1.0+MT, whole genome shotgun sequence, one region contains:
- the LOC103478387 gene encoding metastasis suppressor protein 1-like isoform X3: MEAVIEKECSALGGLFQTVIADMKSSCPIWEDFITKAGKLQSQLRATAVAVTVFLDAFQKVADLATNSRGGTRDIGSALTRMCMRHRSIEAKLRQFSVCFLEGLINPLQEQMEEWKRGVNTLDKDHAKEYKRARQEIKKKSSDTLKLQKKAKKDNHGRGDFQPQLNSAMQDVNDKYILLEETEKQALRKALIEERQRFCCFVSLLQPVVDEEISMLAEVTHLQTISEDLKALTSDPHKLPPASEQVISDLKGSDYGWSYQTPPSSPSTTMSRKSSMCSSLNSVNSSDSRGSSGSHSHSPSSSSSSSSSHHLFHHHHPCHRYRSSTLPLQAPVRLSSISSHDSGFISSSQDQNASSKSSSPMPAETKPCPSSSSSETSETGQLHGDCSTACSLTATALQHATDKLSNGFDHYSPASPSYLHSNGGSLSSAPGTSFPFFPPSSPSTSCPTRSWSRPASALLPDYPNYGTLGSPMVPSSKVPSWKDWAKPGPYDQPMVNTLRRRKDKEALGGMENNGSTNGGNSPPSDQTSISAPYPSQTQTPSQQEEKNRIMKADDLEAQNELALVLSRGLELDTQRSNRDSIQCSSGYSTQTNTPCCSEDTIPSQSISDYDYFSMAGDQEPEQQQPQQPSDFDKSSTIPRNSDIGQSYRRMFQTKRPASTAGMPITQTPYPGQGTYHGAAYPSTPVHTGAYPSAPAGQYTATSTGHGPVIITPGVATIRRTPSSKPCARRSGSVGGGPIPIRTPVVPVKIPTVPDMSGTVNGSRSPEEMGGGEESSYSSTFVKPGEAGTLPLTSWSGQASTNPPTIPLPNQLVQPYQAGGEEVDEQDEGNMLVAIRKGVKLKRTLTNDRSAPRIA; the protein is encoded by the exons GTGGCACCAGAGACATCGGGTCGGCGTTGACCAGGATGTGCATGAGGCATCGCAGCATAGAGGCAAAACTCAGACAGTTCTCCGT GTGCTTTCTGGAGGGTCTGATTAACCCTCTGCAGGAACAAATGGAGGAGTGGAAAAGGGGTGTCAACACTTTAGACAAAGACCATGCAAAAG AGTATAAACGAGCGCGACAGGAAATCAAGAAGAAGTCCTCGGACACGTTAAAACTtcagaaaaaagcaaagaaag ACAATCATG GCCGTGGCGATTTCCAGCCCCAGCTGAACAGTGCCATGCAGGATGTGAATGATAAATACATCCTTCTGGAAGAAACAGAGAAGCAAGCTTTGAGGAAGGCTCTCATTGAGGAGAGACAaagattttgctgttttgtatcCTTGCTGCAGCCTGTAGTG GATGAGGAGATCTCCATGTTGGCAGAGGTTACCCATCTCCAGACCATCTCTGAGGACCTCAAggccctgacctctgacccgcACAAGCTTCCTCCTGCTAGTGAACAG gtGATCTCAGACCTGAAGGGCTCAGACTATGGCTGGTCATATCAAACGCCACCTTCTTCCCCGAGTACTACTATGTCCAGGAAGTCTAGCATGTGCAG TAGTCTGAACAGCGTTAACAGTAGTGACTCCAGGGGTTCCAGTGGCTCTCACTCTcactctccttcctcctcttcttcctcctcctcctcgcatCACCTCTTTCACCATCATCACCCCTGCCATCGATACCGCAGCTCCACGTTACCCCTGCAAGCCCCGGTTCGGCTCTCTAGCATCTCTTCCCACGACTCTGGCTTCATTTCTTCATCGCAGGACCAAAATGCATCGTCCAAATCCTCTTCACCGATGCCAGCTGAAACAAAG CCTTGTCCCAGTTCCAGCTCCTCTGAGACGTCAGAGACTGGGCAGCTTCACGGTGACTGCAGCACTGCCTGCTCTCTCACCGCTACTGCACTTCAGCATGCTACTGACAAG TTGTCCAATGGCTTTGACCACTACAGCCCAGCCAGTCCCTCCTACCTGCATAGCAATGGGGGGAGCTTGAGCTCAGCTCCAGGCACTTCCTTCCCATTCTTCCCACCATCCTCTCCCTCCACCTCATGCCCCACTCGCTCCTGGTCACGCCCCGCCTCAGCCTTGCTGCCGGACTATCCCAACTACGGCACGTTGGGGTCCCCGATGGTACCTTCATCAAAAGTCCCCAGCTGGAAG GACTGGGCAAAGCCAGGACCTTATGACCAGCCCATGGTCAACACACTCAGGAGGAGGAAAGACAAGGAAGCTTTGGGTGGGATGGAGAATAATGGGAGCACAAATGGTGGCAACAGCCCCCCTTCAGATCAAACATCAATCTCAGCACCCTATCCTTCTCAGACACAAACACCAAGCCAGCAGGAAGAGAAGAACCGGATCATGAAG GCTGATGATCTCGAGGCCCAAAATGAACTGGCCCTGGTCTTATCCAGGGGTCTGGAGCTGGACACCCAGAGGTCAAACAGAGACTCCATCCAGTGCTCCAGCGGCTACAGCACTCAGACCAACACACCCTGCTGCTCTGAAGACACCATACCATCACAAAGTA TTTCAGATTACGACTACTTTTCCATGGCTGGAGACCAGGAGCCTGAGCAGCAGCAACCGCAGCAGCCATCTGACTTCGACAAGTCCTCCACGATCCCCAGAAACAGTGACATTGGCCAGTCCTACAGACGCATGTTCCAGACCAAACGGCCCGCCTCCACAGCCGGCATGCCCATCACACAGACCCCATATCCTGGACAGGGGACGTACCACGGGGCAGCCTATCCCTCCACACCGGTCCACACAGGAGCCTATCCATCTGCTCCTGCTGGCCAATACACTGCTACTTCTACGG GTCATGGTCCAGTTATCATCACCCCTGGAGTTGCCACAATCCGCCGCACCCCCTCCTCTAAACCCTGCGCCCGTCGCTCCGGCTCTGTGGGCGGAGGCCCCATTCCCATTCGTACTCCTGTCGTGCCTGTGAAAATCCCTACAGTGCCTGATATGTCAGGAACAGTTAACGGGAGCAGGAGTCCAGAGGAgatgggaggaggagaggaaagctCATATTCCTCGACATTTGTAAAACCAGGCGAAGCTGGCACGCTTCCTTTGACGTCCTGGAGCGGTCAGGCCTCCACCAACCCTCCGACCATTCCCCTGCCCAACCAGCTGGTCCAGCCGTACCAGGCAGGTGGAGAGGAGGTGGACGAACAAGATGAAGGAAACATGCTTGTGGCTATCCGCAAGGGGGTCAAGCTCAAAAGAACCCTCACCAATGACCGTTCAGCTCCACGGATCGCCTGA
- the LOC103478387 gene encoding metastasis suppressor protein 1-like isoform X4, with protein sequence MEAVIEKECSALGGLFQTVIADMKSSCPIWEDFITKAGKLQSQLRATAVAVTVFLDAFQKVADLATNSRGGTRDIGSALTRMCMRHRSIEAKLRQFSVCFLEGLINPLQEQMEEWKRGVNTLDKDHAKEYKRARQEIKKKSSDTLKLQKKAKKADNHGRGDFQPQLNSAMQDVNDKYILLEETEKQALRKALIEERQRFCCFVSLLQPVVDEEISMLAEVTHLQTISEDLKALTSDPHKLPPASEQVISDLKGSDYGWSYQTPPSSPSTTMSRKSSMCSLNSVNSSDSRGSSGSHSHSPSSSSSSSSSHHLFHHHHPCHRYRSSTLPLQAPVRLSSISSHDSGFISSSQDQNASSKSSSPMPAETKPCPSSSSSETSETGQLHGDCSTACSLTATALQHATDKLSNGFDHYSPASPSYLHSNGGSLSSAPGTSFPFFPPSSPSTSCPTRSWSRPASALLPDYPNYGTLGSPMVPSSKVPSWKDWAKPGPYDQPMVNTLRRRKDKEALGGMENNGSTNGGNSPPSDQTSISAPYPSQTQTPSQQEEKNRIMKADDLEAQNELALVLSRGLELDTQRSNRDSIQCSSGYSTQTNTPCCSEDTIPSQSISDYDYFSMAGDQEPEQQQPQQPSDFDKSSTIPRNSDIGQSYRRMFQTKRPASTAGMPITQTPYPGQGTYHGAAYPSTPVHTGAYPSAPAGQYTATSTGHGPVIITPGVATIRRTPSSKPCARRSGSVGGGPIPIRTPVVPVKIPTVPDMSGTVNGSRSPEEMGGGEESSYSSTFVKPGEAGTLPLTSWSGQASTNPPTIPLPNQLVQPYQAGGEEVDEQDEGNMLVAIRKGVKLKRTLTNDRSAPRIA encoded by the exons GTGGCACCAGAGACATCGGGTCGGCGTTGACCAGGATGTGCATGAGGCATCGCAGCATAGAGGCAAAACTCAGACAGTTCTCCGT GTGCTTTCTGGAGGGTCTGATTAACCCTCTGCAGGAACAAATGGAGGAGTGGAAAAGGGGTGTCAACACTTTAGACAAAGACCATGCAAAAG AGTATAAACGAGCGCGACAGGAAATCAAGAAGAAGTCCTCGGACACGTTAAAACTtcagaaaaaagcaaagaaag CAGACAATCATG GCCGTGGCGATTTCCAGCCCCAGCTGAACAGTGCCATGCAGGATGTGAATGATAAATACATCCTTCTGGAAGAAACAGAGAAGCAAGCTTTGAGGAAGGCTCTCATTGAGGAGAGACAaagattttgctgttttgtatcCTTGCTGCAGCCTGTAGTG GATGAGGAGATCTCCATGTTGGCAGAGGTTACCCATCTCCAGACCATCTCTGAGGACCTCAAggccctgacctctgacccgcACAAGCTTCCTCCTGCTAGTGAACAG gtGATCTCAGACCTGAAGGGCTCAGACTATGGCTGGTCATATCAAACGCCACCTTCTTCCCCGAGTACTACTATGTCCAGGAAGTCTAGCATGTGCAG TCTGAACAGCGTTAACAGTAGTGACTCCAGGGGTTCCAGTGGCTCTCACTCTcactctccttcctcctcttcttcctcctcctcctcgcatCACCTCTTTCACCATCATCACCCCTGCCATCGATACCGCAGCTCCACGTTACCCCTGCAAGCCCCGGTTCGGCTCTCTAGCATCTCTTCCCACGACTCTGGCTTCATTTCTTCATCGCAGGACCAAAATGCATCGTCCAAATCCTCTTCACCGATGCCAGCTGAAACAAAG CCTTGTCCCAGTTCCAGCTCCTCTGAGACGTCAGAGACTGGGCAGCTTCACGGTGACTGCAGCACTGCCTGCTCTCTCACCGCTACTGCACTTCAGCATGCTACTGACAAG TTGTCCAATGGCTTTGACCACTACAGCCCAGCCAGTCCCTCCTACCTGCATAGCAATGGGGGGAGCTTGAGCTCAGCTCCAGGCACTTCCTTCCCATTCTTCCCACCATCCTCTCCCTCCACCTCATGCCCCACTCGCTCCTGGTCACGCCCCGCCTCAGCCTTGCTGCCGGACTATCCCAACTACGGCACGTTGGGGTCCCCGATGGTACCTTCATCAAAAGTCCCCAGCTGGAAG GACTGGGCAAAGCCAGGACCTTATGACCAGCCCATGGTCAACACACTCAGGAGGAGGAAAGACAAGGAAGCTTTGGGTGGGATGGAGAATAATGGGAGCACAAATGGTGGCAACAGCCCCCCTTCAGATCAAACATCAATCTCAGCACCCTATCCTTCTCAGACACAAACACCAAGCCAGCAGGAAGAGAAGAACCGGATCATGAAG GCTGATGATCTCGAGGCCCAAAATGAACTGGCCCTGGTCTTATCCAGGGGTCTGGAGCTGGACACCCAGAGGTCAAACAGAGACTCCATCCAGTGCTCCAGCGGCTACAGCACTCAGACCAACACACCCTGCTGCTCTGAAGACACCATACCATCACAAAGTA TTTCAGATTACGACTACTTTTCCATGGCTGGAGACCAGGAGCCTGAGCAGCAGCAACCGCAGCAGCCATCTGACTTCGACAAGTCCTCCACGATCCCCAGAAACAGTGACATTGGCCAGTCCTACAGACGCATGTTCCAGACCAAACGGCCCGCCTCCACAGCCGGCATGCCCATCACACAGACCCCATATCCTGGACAGGGGACGTACCACGGGGCAGCCTATCCCTCCACACCGGTCCACACAGGAGCCTATCCATCTGCTCCTGCTGGCCAATACACTGCTACTTCTACGG GTCATGGTCCAGTTATCATCACCCCTGGAGTTGCCACAATCCGCCGCACCCCCTCCTCTAAACCCTGCGCCCGTCGCTCCGGCTCTGTGGGCGGAGGCCCCATTCCCATTCGTACTCCTGTCGTGCCTGTGAAAATCCCTACAGTGCCTGATATGTCAGGAACAGTTAACGGGAGCAGGAGTCCAGAGGAgatgggaggaggagaggaaagctCATATTCCTCGACATTTGTAAAACCAGGCGAAGCTGGCACGCTTCCTTTGACGTCCTGGAGCGGTCAGGCCTCCACCAACCCTCCGACCATTCCCCTGCCCAACCAGCTGGTCCAGCCGTACCAGGCAGGTGGAGAGGAGGTGGACGAACAAGATGAAGGAAACATGCTTGTGGCTATCCGCAAGGGGGTCAAGCTCAAAAGAACCCTCACCAATGACCGTTCAGCTCCACGGATCGCCTGA
- the LOC103478387 gene encoding metastasis suppressor protein 1-like isoform X1: MEAVIEKECSALGGLFQTVIADMKSSCPIWEDFITKAGKLQSQLRATAVAVTVFLDAFQKVADLATNSRGGTRDIGSALTRMCMRHRSIEAKLRQFSVCFLEGLINPLQEQMEEWKRGVNTLDKDHAKEYKRARQEIKKKSSDTLKLQKKAKKADNHGRGDFQPQLNSAMQDVNDKYILLEETEKQALRKALIEERQRFCCFVSLLQPVVDEEISMLAEVTHLQTISEDLKALTSDPHKLPPASEQVISDLKGSDYGWSYQTPPSSPSTTMSRKSSMCSSLNSVNSSDSRGSSGSHSHSPSSSSSSSSSHHLFHHHHPCHRYRSSTLPLQAPVRLSSISSHDSGFISSSQDQNASSKSSSPMPAETKPCPSSSSSETSETGQLHGDCSTACSLTATALQHATDKLSNGFDHYSPASPSYLHSNGGSLSSAPGTSFPFFPPSSPSTSCPTRSWSRPASALLPDYPNYGTLGSPMVPSSKVPSWKDWAKPGPYDQPMVNTLRRRKDKEALGGMENNGSTNGGNSPPSDQTSISAPYPSQTQTPSQQEEKNRIMKADDLEAQNELALVLSRGLELDTQRSNRDSIQCSSGYSTQTNTPCCSEDTIPSQSISDYDYFSMAGDQEPEQQQPQQPSDFDKSSTIPRNSDIGQSYRRMFQTKRPASTAGMPITQTPYPGQGTYHGAAYPSTPVHTGAYPSAPAGQYTATSTGHGPVIITPGVATIRRTPSSKPCARRSGSVGGGPIPIRTPVVPVKIPTVPDMSGTVNGSRSPEEMGGGEESSYSSTFVKPGEAGTLPLTSWSGQASTNPPTIPLPNQLVQPYQAGGEEVDEQDEGNMLVAIRKGVKLKRTLTNDRSAPRIA; this comes from the exons GTGGCACCAGAGACATCGGGTCGGCGTTGACCAGGATGTGCATGAGGCATCGCAGCATAGAGGCAAAACTCAGACAGTTCTCCGT GTGCTTTCTGGAGGGTCTGATTAACCCTCTGCAGGAACAAATGGAGGAGTGGAAAAGGGGTGTCAACACTTTAGACAAAGACCATGCAAAAG AGTATAAACGAGCGCGACAGGAAATCAAGAAGAAGTCCTCGGACACGTTAAAACTtcagaaaaaagcaaagaaag CAGACAATCATG GCCGTGGCGATTTCCAGCCCCAGCTGAACAGTGCCATGCAGGATGTGAATGATAAATACATCCTTCTGGAAGAAACAGAGAAGCAAGCTTTGAGGAAGGCTCTCATTGAGGAGAGACAaagattttgctgttttgtatcCTTGCTGCAGCCTGTAGTG GATGAGGAGATCTCCATGTTGGCAGAGGTTACCCATCTCCAGACCATCTCTGAGGACCTCAAggccctgacctctgacccgcACAAGCTTCCTCCTGCTAGTGAACAG gtGATCTCAGACCTGAAGGGCTCAGACTATGGCTGGTCATATCAAACGCCACCTTCTTCCCCGAGTACTACTATGTCCAGGAAGTCTAGCATGTGCAG TAGTCTGAACAGCGTTAACAGTAGTGACTCCAGGGGTTCCAGTGGCTCTCACTCTcactctccttcctcctcttcttcctcctcctcctcgcatCACCTCTTTCACCATCATCACCCCTGCCATCGATACCGCAGCTCCACGTTACCCCTGCAAGCCCCGGTTCGGCTCTCTAGCATCTCTTCCCACGACTCTGGCTTCATTTCTTCATCGCAGGACCAAAATGCATCGTCCAAATCCTCTTCACCGATGCCAGCTGAAACAAAG CCTTGTCCCAGTTCCAGCTCCTCTGAGACGTCAGAGACTGGGCAGCTTCACGGTGACTGCAGCACTGCCTGCTCTCTCACCGCTACTGCACTTCAGCATGCTACTGACAAG TTGTCCAATGGCTTTGACCACTACAGCCCAGCCAGTCCCTCCTACCTGCATAGCAATGGGGGGAGCTTGAGCTCAGCTCCAGGCACTTCCTTCCCATTCTTCCCACCATCCTCTCCCTCCACCTCATGCCCCACTCGCTCCTGGTCACGCCCCGCCTCAGCCTTGCTGCCGGACTATCCCAACTACGGCACGTTGGGGTCCCCGATGGTACCTTCATCAAAAGTCCCCAGCTGGAAG GACTGGGCAAAGCCAGGACCTTATGACCAGCCCATGGTCAACACACTCAGGAGGAGGAAAGACAAGGAAGCTTTGGGTGGGATGGAGAATAATGGGAGCACAAATGGTGGCAACAGCCCCCCTTCAGATCAAACATCAATCTCAGCACCCTATCCTTCTCAGACACAAACACCAAGCCAGCAGGAAGAGAAGAACCGGATCATGAAG GCTGATGATCTCGAGGCCCAAAATGAACTGGCCCTGGTCTTATCCAGGGGTCTGGAGCTGGACACCCAGAGGTCAAACAGAGACTCCATCCAGTGCTCCAGCGGCTACAGCACTCAGACCAACACACCCTGCTGCTCTGAAGACACCATACCATCACAAAGTA TTTCAGATTACGACTACTTTTCCATGGCTGGAGACCAGGAGCCTGAGCAGCAGCAACCGCAGCAGCCATCTGACTTCGACAAGTCCTCCACGATCCCCAGAAACAGTGACATTGGCCAGTCCTACAGACGCATGTTCCAGACCAAACGGCCCGCCTCCACAGCCGGCATGCCCATCACACAGACCCCATATCCTGGACAGGGGACGTACCACGGGGCAGCCTATCCCTCCACACCGGTCCACACAGGAGCCTATCCATCTGCTCCTGCTGGCCAATACACTGCTACTTCTACGG GTCATGGTCCAGTTATCATCACCCCTGGAGTTGCCACAATCCGCCGCACCCCCTCCTCTAAACCCTGCGCCCGTCGCTCCGGCTCTGTGGGCGGAGGCCCCATTCCCATTCGTACTCCTGTCGTGCCTGTGAAAATCCCTACAGTGCCTGATATGTCAGGAACAGTTAACGGGAGCAGGAGTCCAGAGGAgatgggaggaggagaggaaagctCATATTCCTCGACATTTGTAAAACCAGGCGAAGCTGGCACGCTTCCTTTGACGTCCTGGAGCGGTCAGGCCTCCACCAACCCTCCGACCATTCCCCTGCCCAACCAGCTGGTCCAGCCGTACCAGGCAGGTGGAGAGGAGGTGGACGAACAAGATGAAGGAAACATGCTTGTGGCTATCCGCAAGGGGGTCAAGCTCAAAAGAACCCTCACCAATGACCGTTCAGCTCCACGGATCGCCTGA
- the LOC103478387 gene encoding metastasis suppressor protein 1-like isoform X5 translates to MEAVIEKECSALGGLFQTVIADMKSSCPIWEDFITKAGKLQSQLRATAVAVTVFLDAFQKVADLATNSRGGTRDIGSALTRMCMRHRSIEAKLRQFSVCFLEGLINPLQEQMEEWKRGVNTLDKDHAKEYKRARQEIKKKSSDTLKLQKKAKKGRGDFQPQLNSAMQDVNDKYILLEETEKQALRKALIEERQRFCCFVSLLQPVVDEEISMLAEVTHLQTISEDLKALTSDPHKLPPASEQVISDLKGSDYGWSYQTPPSSPSTTMSRKSSMCSSLNSVNSSDSRGSSGSHSHSPSSSSSSSSSHHLFHHHHPCHRYRSSTLPLQAPVRLSSISSHDSGFISSSQDQNASSKSSSPMPAETKPCPSSSSSETSETGQLHGDCSTACSLTATALQHATDKLSNGFDHYSPASPSYLHSNGGSLSSAPGTSFPFFPPSSPSTSCPTRSWSRPASALLPDYPNYGTLGSPMVPSSKVPSWKDWAKPGPYDQPMVNTLRRRKDKEALGGMENNGSTNGGNSPPSDQTSISAPYPSQTQTPSQQEEKNRIMKADDLEAQNELALVLSRGLELDTQRSNRDSIQCSSGYSTQTNTPCCSEDTIPSQSISDYDYFSMAGDQEPEQQQPQQPSDFDKSSTIPRNSDIGQSYRRMFQTKRPASTAGMPITQTPYPGQGTYHGAAYPSTPVHTGAYPSAPAGQYTATSTGHGPVIITPGVATIRRTPSSKPCARRSGSVGGGPIPIRTPVVPVKIPTVPDMSGTVNGSRSPEEMGGGEESSYSSTFVKPGEAGTLPLTSWSGQASTNPPTIPLPNQLVQPYQAGGEEVDEQDEGNMLVAIRKGVKLKRTLTNDRSAPRIA, encoded by the exons GTGGCACCAGAGACATCGGGTCGGCGTTGACCAGGATGTGCATGAGGCATCGCAGCATAGAGGCAAAACTCAGACAGTTCTCCGT GTGCTTTCTGGAGGGTCTGATTAACCCTCTGCAGGAACAAATGGAGGAGTGGAAAAGGGGTGTCAACACTTTAGACAAAGACCATGCAAAAG AGTATAAACGAGCGCGACAGGAAATCAAGAAGAAGTCCTCGGACACGTTAAAACTtcagaaaaaagcaaagaaag GCCGTGGCGATTTCCAGCCCCAGCTGAACAGTGCCATGCAGGATGTGAATGATAAATACATCCTTCTGGAAGAAACAGAGAAGCAAGCTTTGAGGAAGGCTCTCATTGAGGAGAGACAaagattttgctgttttgtatcCTTGCTGCAGCCTGTAGTG GATGAGGAGATCTCCATGTTGGCAGAGGTTACCCATCTCCAGACCATCTCTGAGGACCTCAAggccctgacctctgacccgcACAAGCTTCCTCCTGCTAGTGAACAG gtGATCTCAGACCTGAAGGGCTCAGACTATGGCTGGTCATATCAAACGCCACCTTCTTCCCCGAGTACTACTATGTCCAGGAAGTCTAGCATGTGCAG TAGTCTGAACAGCGTTAACAGTAGTGACTCCAGGGGTTCCAGTGGCTCTCACTCTcactctccttcctcctcttcttcctcctcctcctcgcatCACCTCTTTCACCATCATCACCCCTGCCATCGATACCGCAGCTCCACGTTACCCCTGCAAGCCCCGGTTCGGCTCTCTAGCATCTCTTCCCACGACTCTGGCTTCATTTCTTCATCGCAGGACCAAAATGCATCGTCCAAATCCTCTTCACCGATGCCAGCTGAAACAAAG CCTTGTCCCAGTTCCAGCTCCTCTGAGACGTCAGAGACTGGGCAGCTTCACGGTGACTGCAGCACTGCCTGCTCTCTCACCGCTACTGCACTTCAGCATGCTACTGACAAG TTGTCCAATGGCTTTGACCACTACAGCCCAGCCAGTCCCTCCTACCTGCATAGCAATGGGGGGAGCTTGAGCTCAGCTCCAGGCACTTCCTTCCCATTCTTCCCACCATCCTCTCCCTCCACCTCATGCCCCACTCGCTCCTGGTCACGCCCCGCCTCAGCCTTGCTGCCGGACTATCCCAACTACGGCACGTTGGGGTCCCCGATGGTACCTTCATCAAAAGTCCCCAGCTGGAAG GACTGGGCAAAGCCAGGACCTTATGACCAGCCCATGGTCAACACACTCAGGAGGAGGAAAGACAAGGAAGCTTTGGGTGGGATGGAGAATAATGGGAGCACAAATGGTGGCAACAGCCCCCCTTCAGATCAAACATCAATCTCAGCACCCTATCCTTCTCAGACACAAACACCAAGCCAGCAGGAAGAGAAGAACCGGATCATGAAG GCTGATGATCTCGAGGCCCAAAATGAACTGGCCCTGGTCTTATCCAGGGGTCTGGAGCTGGACACCCAGAGGTCAAACAGAGACTCCATCCAGTGCTCCAGCGGCTACAGCACTCAGACCAACACACCCTGCTGCTCTGAAGACACCATACCATCACAAAGTA TTTCAGATTACGACTACTTTTCCATGGCTGGAGACCAGGAGCCTGAGCAGCAGCAACCGCAGCAGCCATCTGACTTCGACAAGTCCTCCACGATCCCCAGAAACAGTGACATTGGCCAGTCCTACAGACGCATGTTCCAGACCAAACGGCCCGCCTCCACAGCCGGCATGCCCATCACACAGACCCCATATCCTGGACAGGGGACGTACCACGGGGCAGCCTATCCCTCCACACCGGTCCACACAGGAGCCTATCCATCTGCTCCTGCTGGCCAATACACTGCTACTTCTACGG GTCATGGTCCAGTTATCATCACCCCTGGAGTTGCCACAATCCGCCGCACCCCCTCCTCTAAACCCTGCGCCCGTCGCTCCGGCTCTGTGGGCGGAGGCCCCATTCCCATTCGTACTCCTGTCGTGCCTGTGAAAATCCCTACAGTGCCTGATATGTCAGGAACAGTTAACGGGAGCAGGAGTCCAGAGGAgatgggaggaggagaggaaagctCATATTCCTCGACATTTGTAAAACCAGGCGAAGCTGGCACGCTTCCTTTGACGTCCTGGAGCGGTCAGGCCTCCACCAACCCTCCGACCATTCCCCTGCCCAACCAGCTGGTCCAGCCGTACCAGGCAGGTGGAGAGGAGGTGGACGAACAAGATGAAGGAAACATGCTTGTGGCTATCCGCAAGGGGGTCAAGCTCAAAAGAACCCTCACCAATGACCGTTCAGCTCCACGGATCGCCTGA